Proteins encoded together in one Triticum dicoccoides isolate Atlit2015 ecotype Zavitan chromosome 7B, WEW_v2.0, whole genome shotgun sequence window:
- the LOC119341145 gene encoding CASP-like protein 2C3, protein MDAAAQAGRRRPSEVRAEGLMRGACAALATASALLMGLDTQTETVLLIRKKATVKDVHALWVLTAAAGAAAGYHLLHLLRCLYLGRFAHNPCRNSRALAWAFFLLDKGCAYVTFAATVAAAQACLIALDGAQALQWNKVCNIFTRFCQQVAGSLVCGGLAAAGTAVLSALSARNLFRLYPSLSRPHPQRSSSTK, encoded by the exons ATGGACGCGGCGGCGcaggcggggaggaggaggccgtcggagGTGAGGGCGGAGGGGCTGATGCGGGGCGCGTGCGCCGCCCTGGCGACGGCGTCGGCGCTGCTCATGGGGCTGGACACGCAGACGGAGACGGTGCTGCTCATCAGGAAGAAGGCCACCGTCAAGGACGTCCACGCCCTCTG GGTGCTgacggcggcggccggcgcggcggcggggtaCCACCTGCTACACCTGCTCCGGTGCCTCTACCTCGGCCGCTTCGCCCACAACCCCTGCCGCAACAGCAGGGCCTTGGCATGGGCTTTCTTCCTCCTCGACAAG GGGTGCGCGTACGTGACGTtcgcggcgacggtggcggcggcgcaggcgTGCCTGATCGCGCTGGACGGCGCGCAGGCGCTGCAGTGGAACAAGGTCTGCAACATCTTCACCCGCTTCTGCCAGCAGGTCGCCGGGAGCCTCGTCTGCGGCGggctcgccgccgccggcaccgccgTCCTCTCCGCGCTCTCcgcccgcaacctcttccgcctctACCCGTCGCTCTCCCGCCCGCACCCGCAGCGTTCCTCCTCCACAAAGTAG